A section of the Pygocentrus nattereri isolate fPygNat1 chromosome 18, fPygNat1.pri, whole genome shotgun sequence genome encodes:
- the LOC108433275 gene encoding collagenase 3-like: MKAFYQLCILIGLVIKTHSGPVPANIGKEEDDLAKNYLKKLYNMKEEHTRSARSTDHSVSEMSEKLSEMQEFFGLKVTGTLDAETLEVMKKPRCGVPDVAGYNDATGSYKWTKKQLTYRIENYTSDMTQEEVDSSIGRALKVWADITPLRFSRIYSGVADIMISFPVRDHGDGSPFEGEGGFLAHAFVPSPAIGGDAHFDDDETFTFSSSKGYNLFLVAAHEFGHSLGLDHSRDPGALMYPMYSFRDVENFLLPQDDVSGIQALYGTLIKTGPNPDKPERPVPKPPVTPNACDDTLVLDAVTMLRGEIMFFKNAFFWRKQPLSYESEQHLIKSFWPEAPDNIDAAYESPSDDLVYLFKGQKVWALYDYDIAKGFPKTLSSIGLPPKVKKISAALYDQESGKTLFFVNDRYYSYDETTKKMDKGYPKRVEDSFPGMTGKVTAAFQYRDFTYLFSGPRMFEFSYGTLLRVLNNNYFLPC, encoded by the exons ATGAAGGCTTTCTATCAGCTCTGCATTCTCATTGGCCTGGTGATCAAGACTCACTCAGGTCCAGTACCTGCAAATATTGGCAAGGAGGAGGACGACCTGGCAAAG AACTACCTGAAGAAGTTGTATAACATGAAAGAGGAGCACACGCGGTCCGCTCGGTCCACTGACCACTCAGTCAGTGAGATGAGTGAGAAGCTGAGTGAGATGCAGGAGTTTTTTGGGCTGAAAGTGACCGGAACTCTGGACGCTGAGACGCTGGAGGTGATGAAGAAGCCTCGCTGTGGGGTTCCAGATGTGGCTGGCTATAATGATGCTACTGGAAGctacaaatggacaaaaaaacagCTGACCTACAG GATTGAGAACTACACTTCTGACATGACTCAGGAAGAAGTGGACAGCTCTATTGGGAGAGCTTTAAAAGTCTGGGCTGACATTACTCCCCTCAGGTTCAGCCGTATTTACAGCGGTGTAGCCGACATCATGATCTCCTTCCCTGTCAGAG ATCATGGTGATGGTTCCCCATTTGAAGGAGAAGGTGGTTTCTTAGCTCATGCCTTTGTCCCAAGTCCTGCCATTGGTGGAGACGCccattttgatgatgatgagacATTTACCTTCTCTTCTTCTAAAG GGTACAACCTGTTCTTGGTGGCTGCCCATGAATTCGGACACTCCTTGGGCCTTGATCATTCCAGGGATCCTGGTGCTTTGATGTATCCGATGTACAGCTTCAGAGATGTTGAGAACTTTCTTCTGCCCCAAGATGACGTCAGTGGAATTCAGGCCCTCTATG GAACCTTAATTAAAACAGGTCCAAACCCTGATAAACCTGAGAGGCCTGTCCCCAAACCTCCAGTCACTCCTAATGCTTGTGATGATACCCTGGTCCTGGATGCAGTTACGATGCTGCGAGGAGAGATAATGTTCTTCAAGAATGC CTTCTTCTGGCGTAAACAACCGCTAAGTTATGAGTCTGAGCAACATCTGATCAAGAGCTTCTGGCCTGAGGCTCCAGATAATATTGATGCTGCTTATGAGAGTCCGTCAGATGACCTGGTGTACCTCTTTAAAG GTCAGAAGGTCTGGGCTCTCTACGATTATGATATTGCAAAGGGGTTTCCTAAGACCCTCAGCAGCATAGGCCTGCCCCCTAAAGTGAAGAAGATCAGTGCCGCTCTTTATGACCAGGAGTCTGGAAAAACGCTGTTCTTTGTTAATGACCGTTACTACAG CTATGATGAGACCACAAAGAAGATGGACAAAGGTTACCCTAAACGGGTGGAAGACAGCTTCCCAGGAATGACCGGGAAAGTTACTGCAGCTTTCCAGTACAGGG ATTTCACGTACCTCTTCAGCGGACCACGCATGTTTGAATTCTCCTACGGAACACTCCTACGTGTGCTTAATAACAACTACTTCTTGCCCTGCTAA